The Planifilum fimeticola genome window below encodes:
- a CDS encoding DUF309 domain-containing protein translates to MEKPKEYADLYVRFFIYFNIDRDYYECHEVMEELWLEEGRDPFYQGLLQVAVGLFHFRRENISGARKLFSSALSKLRPYPDRYMGIDLGRLRKEVEEYLERLENYEQKPFPFYDLNISIIDEDLRNRMKKGGA, encoded by the coding sequence ATGGAGAAGCCGAAAGAGTACGCCGATCTGTACGTCCGTTTTTTCATTTATTTCAACATCGACAGGGATTATTACGAATGCCATGAGGTGATGGAAGAGCTGTGGCTGGAAGAAGGGCGTGATCCCTTCTACCAGGGGTTGTTGCAGGTGGCGGTGGGACTGTTTCATTTTCGGAGGGAAAACATAAGCGGGGCCAGGAAGCTGTTTTCATCGGCCCTTTCCAAGCTGAGACCGTATCCGGACCGCTATATGGGGATCGATCTCGGCCGTCTTCGCAAGGAAGTGGAAGAGTATCTGGAGCGGCTGGAAAATTACGAACAGAAACCCTTTCCCTTTTACGATCTGAACATCTCGATCATCGACGAAGATCTGAGGAATCGGATGAAAAAGGGGGGCGCTTAA
- a CDS encoding DUF1128 domain-containing protein: MNLETPSKENVAHIVDEIKARLKLVNAAIIDPEDFELEKYDELLALYRMIQKKETLTPMELEGILAELGELRKEKK, from the coding sequence GTGAATTTGGAAACCCCCAGCAAGGAGAACGTGGCTCACATCGTGGATGAAATCAAAGCCCGCCTCAAACTCGTCAACGCAGCCATCATCGATCCGGAGGATTTTGAGCTGGAAAAATACGACGAGCTGCTGGCTCTGTATCGCATGATCCAAAAGAAGGAAACCTTGACCCCTATGGAGCTGGAAGGAATCCTCGCCGAGCTGGGCGAGTTGCGAAAAGAGAAAAAGTAA
- a CDS encoding acyl-CoA thioesterase yields the protein METSIQIEVRSTEIDVLGHVNNAKYLEYLEWGREDWYNRIGLPFDAFSEMGVGTVTVNININYRKEARLGEKLTIRTRPLRKGKSSFVLEQIIDNERGERVADAHVTSVTVDLKERKSVPLPPELGKWFE from the coding sequence ATGGAAACGTCCATTCAGATCGAAGTGCGCTCCACGGAAATCGATGTGTTGGGACATGTCAACAACGCGAAATATCTCGAATATCTGGAATGGGGCCGTGAAGACTGGTATAACCGGATCGGACTGCCCTTTGACGCGTTTTCCGAAATGGGAGTGGGAACGGTGACGGTCAACATCAACATCAACTACCGGAAGGAAGCCCGTCTCGGCGAAAAGTTGACCATCCGGACCCGCCCCCTGCGCAAGGGAAAGAGCAGCTTTGTTCTGGAACAGATCATCGACAACGAGCGGGGGGAGCGGGTGGCGGATGCCCATGTGACGAGCGTCACCGTCGATTTGAAAGAGCGGAAAAGCGTTCCTCTCCCCCCGGAATTGGGCAAGTGGTTTGAATAA
- the lpdA gene encoding dihydrolipoyl dehydrogenase, with translation MVVGDFANEVDVLVVGGGPGGYVAAIRAAQLGRKVTLVDKGELGGVCLNRGCIPSKALITAAERVQQIKEADRMGIRVNGDIAVDLPELMNWKDGVVKKLTGGVGTLLKGNKVDVIKGEAYFSGPDTVRIATEKDSQTYQFKDCIIATGSRPVELPSLPFDGKRILSSTEILSLQELPKRLLVVGGGYIGLELGTAYRKLGSEVTILEGTDSLLPGVDPSLVRMVTRKLKKLGVTVVTGAMVQGGESSEDEVRVTAQVKGEEKTYAADVVLVAVGRKPNTDELGLEQVGIQLDERGFIKVDKQLRTSVPHIYAIGDVAGGALLAHKASYEGKVAAEVIAGMPSEVDVRAMPFVIFSDPEIAYTGLTEQEAKEKGYDPVVSRFAFQANGRALTMDSADGFAQVVADKESKQILGVQIVGPEASTLISEAVLAIEMGANAEDVSLSVHAHPTLPEAVMEAAEGVLGQAIHMVKK, from the coding sequence ATGGTCGTAGGAGATTTTGCAAACGAAGTGGACGTGTTGGTTGTCGGCGGCGGTCCGGGCGGGTACGTGGCCGCCATTCGGGCCGCCCAATTGGGACGAAAAGTGACGCTGGTGGACAAGGGCGAATTGGGAGGCGTCTGTCTCAACCGGGGATGCATTCCCTCCAAGGCGTTGATCACCGCGGCGGAACGGGTTCAGCAGATCAAGGAAGCGGACCGCATGGGCATCCGTGTGAACGGGGACATCGCCGTGGACCTTCCCGAACTGATGAATTGGAAGGACGGCGTGGTGAAAAAGCTGACCGGCGGGGTGGGTACCCTGCTGAAGGGGAACAAGGTGGACGTGATCAAAGGGGAAGCCTACTTTTCCGGTCCCGACACGGTCCGCATCGCCACGGAGAAGGACAGCCAAACCTACCAGTTCAAGGACTGCATCATCGCCACCGGTTCCCGGCCCGTCGAGCTTCCCAGCCTTCCCTTTGACGGAAAACGGATTCTCTCCTCCACGGAAATCCTCTCCCTCCAGGAGCTTCCCAAGCGGCTCCTGGTGGTGGGCGGCGGCTACATCGGTCTCGAGCTGGGGACGGCATACCGGAAGCTGGGAAGCGAAGTGACCATTCTGGAGGGGACCGACAGCCTGCTCCCCGGCGTGGATCCGTCCCTTGTGCGCATGGTGACGCGCAAATTGAAAAAGCTGGGCGTCACCGTCGTGACCGGCGCCATGGTGCAGGGAGGCGAAAGCTCCGAGGACGAGGTGCGGGTCACCGCCCAGGTCAAAGGCGAGGAGAAAACCTATGCCGCCGATGTCGTGCTTGTGGCTGTGGGTCGGAAGCCGAACACGGATGAGCTGGGACTGGAGCAGGTGGGAATCCAGCTGGACGAGCGCGGCTTCATCAAGGTGGATAAGCAGCTGCGCACCTCCGTTCCGCACATCTACGCCATCGGCGACGTGGCCGGAGGAGCCCTCCTCGCCCACAAGGCCAGCTATGAAGGCAAGGTGGCGGCGGAGGTGATCGCCGGCATGCCCAGCGAAGTGGATGTCCGGGCGATGCCCTTTGTCATCTTCAGCGATCCGGAAATCGCCTACACCGGTCTGACCGAACAGGAAGCGAAGGAAAAGGGATACGATCCCGTTGTCAGCCGCTTCGCCTTCCAGGCCAACGGCCGCGCCCTGACGATGGATTCGGCGGACGGATTTGCCCAGGTCGTGGCGGACAAGGAGAGCAAACAGATCTTGGGTGTGCAGATCGTCGGGCCGGAGGCTTCCACCCTGATCTCCGAAGCGGTGCTGGCGATCGAGATGGGTGCCAATGCCGAAGATGTGAGCCTGAGCGTGCACGCGCACCCCACCTTGCCGGAAGCGGTGATGGAAGCCGCGGAAGGCGTGCTGGGGCAGGCCATCCACATGGTGAAAAAGTGA
- a CDS encoding dihydrolipoamide acetyltransferase family protein, giving the protein MAYEFKLPDVGEGIHEGEIVKLHVKEGDRIQEDDIFAEVQTDKAVVEIPSPVTGTVKELRVKEGEVAVVGSVLAVFETEGEAPASAEEGKVTEEPYANAHEQAKPMDDLLEKEAKVEDEAGKSEGRVEAERRGRGKVLAMPSVRKLARELGVDITQVEGTGPRGRVTAEDVRRFADGEPARAQEERKAAPTSGQLVEEEERIPLRGLRRTIAKRMVESKYTAPHVTIMDEVDAAELVSIREQGKKYAEDRGIKLTYLPFIIKAVIAALREFPALNASIDDEAEEIVIKRHIHMGIATATEDGLIVPVVKHADRKSIFELAEEIADLAERARSRKLDVKELKGSTFTITNIGPFGGQFFTPIINYPEVAILGVGTIAERPVARDGQVVIRPILSVSLSIDHRLIDGDVAARFLSRVKQLLENPNLLMMEMR; this is encoded by the coding sequence GTGGCATACGAATTCAAGCTTCCCGACGTGGGGGAGGGCATCCACGAAGGGGAGATCGTGAAGCTGCACGTAAAAGAGGGAGACCGAATTCAGGAAGATGACATCTTCGCCGAGGTTCAGACGGACAAGGCCGTGGTGGAGATCCCTTCGCCGGTGACCGGAACGGTGAAGGAGCTGAGGGTGAAAGAGGGAGAAGTGGCGGTCGTGGGAAGCGTCCTGGCCGTTTTTGAAACGGAAGGGGAGGCGCCGGCAAGCGCCGAGGAGGGGAAGGTGACGGAAGAGCCCTACGCCAATGCCCACGAACAGGCGAAACCGATGGACGACCTTCTGGAGAAGGAAGCGAAGGTGGAGGATGAGGCAGGGAAATCGGAGGGCCGGGTCGAAGCCGAAAGGAGGGGCCGCGGGAAGGTCCTGGCCATGCCCTCGGTGCGCAAGTTGGCCCGGGAGCTGGGAGTGGACATCACCCAAGTGGAGGGAACGGGGCCCCGCGGGCGGGTGACCGCGGAGGATGTGCGCCGGTTTGCCGACGGAGAACCCGCCCGAGCGCAGGAAGAACGGAAGGCGGCGCCGACATCCGGGCAGCTTGTCGAAGAAGAAGAGCGGATTCCCCTTCGCGGACTGCGCCGGACCATCGCCAAGCGGATGGTGGAAAGCAAATATACCGCTCCCCATGTGACGATCATGGATGAAGTGGATGCCGCCGAGTTGGTTTCCATACGGGAACAGGGGAAAAAATACGCGGAGGACCGGGGCATCAAGCTCACGTATCTGCCTTTCATCATCAAGGCGGTCATCGCCGCTCTGCGCGAGTTTCCCGCGCTTAACGCCTCCATCGATGATGAAGCGGAAGAGATCGTCATCAAGCGGCACATTCACATGGGAATCGCCACCGCGACGGAGGACGGCCTGATCGTTCCGGTTGTCAAACATGCCGACCGGAAATCCATCTTCGAGCTGGCTGAAGAGATCGCCGATCTCGCCGAGCGGGCCCGCAGCCGCAAGCTGGATGTGAAGGAACTGAAGGGCAGCACCTTCACCATCACCAATATCGGGCCATTCGGCGGACAGTTCTTCACGCCGATCATCAACTATCCCGAAGTGGCGATCCTCGGTGTCGGAACCATCGCCGAGCGGCCGGTGGCCCGGGACGGGCAAGTGGTGATCCGGCCGATCTTGTCGGTCTCCCTCAGCATTGACCACCGTCTGATCGACGGCGACGTGGCTGCCCGTTTCTTGAGTCGGGTGAAGCAGCTTCTGGAGAACCCAAACCTGCTGATGATGGAGATGAGGTAA